The region ACAAGTCGTGCGGGCGGTAGCGGTCCGGATATGAACCGCTCGGCTCCGCACAGGGTATTGTTCACTCCTTCGGCATGCGGGGCTTTTTCTAACAGATGTGAATCGGTCGGTGGGCTGTCACCAGGTCCCCCGTTCTTACGCCCGGGGGTACTTTCTTTTCCTACCGCCCCCGCGGCACTCAGCCGATCGCGAGCCGACCGATGAGGAGCAACCCCCCGGCGAACAGGGCGGCCGCCAGCACCATCGCGACCGGGAGCGTGAGAACCCACGCCAGCGCGATCCGGCGGAGCGTCTTGCCCTGGATGCCCGAGTGGTTGGCGGCCATCGTGCCCGCCACCCCGCTCGACAGGACGTGCGTCGTACTCACGGGCAGGTGGGCGACGTCCGCCAGGCCGATCGTCATCGCCGCCACCATTTCGGCGGCCGCCCCCTGGGCGTACGTCAGGTGCGTCTTGCCGATCTTCTCCGCCACCGTGACGACGATCCGCTTGTACCCGATCGTGGTCCCGACGCCGAGCGCCACGGCTACCCCGACGACGACCCACAAGGGGACGAACTCGATCGCACGGAGCATCGTCTTCCGGTGCGGGTCGACGACCCGTCGGACCTCCTCTGAGGGTTGACCGGCCAGCGCCTTTGTCGTTCGCAGGATCGCCCCCCGGACGTGCCAGCGGACATCCGCTTCGGGGTTCTCGGACAACTCGGACAGGTCCTTTTTCCCGGCCAATTCCTTTTCAATCACGTCGAAATCGGCCGCCAGGTCGCCGTCGACCGACACGCCCGCGGCCACGAGTTCCGCGCGGGCCGCGGCCGCGGCCTCCCGGACCTCGGCGGCCAACCCCACCTTCTGTGCGTTCAGCGCGTAGTGGAACGGCACGAACCCGATCAGGACGAGGAGGATGAGCCCCATCCCCTTCTGGCCGTCGTTCGACCCGTGGGCGAAGCTCACCCCGCCGCACGTAATCAGCAGCCAGACGCGAATCCAGGTCGGCGGCCGGTCGTCGCCCTCGGGGGTTGGTAGAGGCGCGGCTCGCGAATCAGTCGCTTCATCGCCAGTAACACCCCGCCCGCGCACAGGAACCCGACCAGGGGCGAGACGAGTAGGGCCAGCATGGTCTCCCCGGCCTTCGCCCAGTTGACCCCGCCCAGCCCGCGCCCGTTCAGCAAACTATTCATTACCCCCACCCCGAGGATCGACCCGATGAGCGTGTGCGAACTCGACACGGGCAGGCCCACGTACCACGTGCCGAGGTTCCAGATGACCCCGGCCAGAAGCAACGAGAGCACCATCACCAGCGAATCGGCCGAGGCCCCGGCTTTCACCAGGAGGTCGACCGGCAACAGGTTCACGATCCCGAACGCGACCCCGGTGCCGCCGAGCAGCACGCCGAGGAAGTTCAAAAACCCGGAGTACACGACCGCCAGACTGGCGCGGAGGGTGCGGGTGTAAATGACGGTCGTGACCGCGTTCGCCGTGTCGTGAAATCCGTTGATGAACTCGAAGCCGAAGGCTACGGCCAAGGCGATGAGAAAAAAGACCTGCTGCACCGGGGCGAGCGAACGGGCGGCGTCCCAAAACCACATGCTGCGCTCCGGGGGGTGAGCGGGGGCGTCGAAGTCGACACGGTCATACTACGGTTACGCGACTTTACCGATGTTGGACGCGGGCATTCCGTTCGCCAACTTCCCCAAACCTTCACGGTCTCGAAGTGACGTAGCCGGCACGCCGTGAGAGTCTTCCGTTCGGATCGGACGGGCAGCCCGGCGCGATCTCGGTAACAAGATCAACGCCGCCAATAAGATCCGGATTCGGTAACTGGTCGAATGTCGGCCCTTCCCGCCGCAAAACTTCGCCACTTAACGCGCTCCGCACGCGCAACAGGATTTCGCGTGGGGACAATATCCCCTTAATCGGTCTATTCTCCCAATTTCGCCCCTCTCGCCAAATCGGCTGATTTGGATCCATCGTCATGCCCGATCTGTTCATCAGAACCCGCACGTAAAGGATGCTCGGGGGTGGTGAGGCGACCCGCCTGCCGCTCTGTCCGTCTGAATCCGCGGTGGCTTAACGGGGACACTGATGCGTCCGAAACGCCGAAGATGGTTCCGATTCGCGGCCGGCATCCTGGGGACCGGGCTCGCTTCCGCGGCCGTCGCCCAGTTGCCAGCGGATGCTCCTCCGTTCAAGAAAGCCCCACCAGGTCAGGCGGGCCGCCAAGGAAAGGTGGCCCCCGACCCGCCCCCGGCGACCATCCTTCAGGCCGGCGAAAACCCGATCGATCTGGAGACGGCTCTCCGGTTGGCTGGCGTCGAGAACCCCGAACTCCTGCTCGCGCGCCAGCGCATTTCCGAAGTCACGGCCCAGAGACAATTGGCCGTCGCGCAGATCCTGCCGAACCTGAACGTCGGCACCAACTTCGACCAGCACACCGGCGCCCTCCAGCAGTCCAACGGGAACATCCTGAACGTCAACCGGGACGCCCTGTATTTCGGGATGGGGGCGAACGCGGTCGCCGCCGGGACGCTCCAAATCCCCGGCCTGAATTACAACCTGAACGTCGGCGAGGCGTGGTACGGGTTCCTGTCCTCCCGCCAGCGCGAGCGGACGGCCGCGGCCGCCGCCGA is a window of Fimbriiglobus ruber DNA encoding:
- a CDS encoding inorganic phosphate transporter, whose product is MRGRGVTGDEATDSRAAPLPTPEGDDRPPTWIRVWLLITCGGVSFAHGSNDGQKGMGLILLVLIGFVPFHYALNAQKVGLAAEVREAAAAARAELVAAGVSVDGDLAADFDVIEKELAGKKDLSELSENPEADVRWHVRGAILRTTKALAGQPSEEVRRVVDPHRKTMLRAIEFVPLWVVVGVAVALGVGTTIGYKRIVVTVAEKIGKTHLTYAQGAAAEMVAAMTIGLADVAHLPVSTTHVLSSGVAGTMAANHSGIQGKTLRRIALAWVLTLPVAMVLAAALFAGGLLLIGRLAIG
- a CDS encoding inorganic phosphate transporter, which produces MWFWDAARSLAPVQQVFFLIALAVAFGFEFINGFHDTANAVTTVIYTRTLRASLAVVYSGFLNFLGVLLGGTGVAFGIVNLLPVDLLVKAGASADSLVMVLSLLLAGVIWNLGTWYVGLPVSSSHTLIGSILGVGVMNSLLNGRGLGGVNWAKAGETMLALLVSPLVGFLCAGGVLLAMKRLIREPRLYQPPRATTGRRPGFASGC